A stretch of the Cheilinus undulatus linkage group 11, ASM1832078v1, whole genome shotgun sequence genome encodes the following:
- the nppa gene encoding natriuretic peptides A: MMRAAVLWGLLVVLCQHTLVSGHVLGRPSATSDLAQLKSLLQRFEETLAEAAQEEENPATDYEGTNTEPENSQTSRGWSPELEVEQEALIPERSQSAAEGHSRAAAASVRSRLQDLLLSARKRTSGCFGARMDRIGNASGLGCNNGRGRRRNL; the protein is encoded by the exons ATGATGAGGGCTGCGGTCCTGTGGGGCCTGCTGGTCGTCCTCTGTCAGCACACTCTGGTGAGCGGACACGTACTGGGACGGCCGTCCGCGACCAGTGACCTCGCCCAGCTCAAG TCCTTGCTGCAGCGTTTCGAGGAGACTCTGGCAGAAGCGGCCCAGGAGGAGGAAAACCCTGCAACAGATTATGAAGGAACAAACACGGagcctgaaaacagccaaaCCAGCCGAGGATGGAGCCCGGAGCTGGAGGTGGAGCAGGAAGCACTGATACCAGAAAGATCTCAGTCAGCAGCTGAGGGCCACAGCCGGGCGGCGGCAGCGAGCGTGAGGAGCCGCCTGCAGGACCTGCTGCTCAGCGCCAGGAAACGGACCTCGGGATGCTTCGGAGCAAGGATGGACCGGATAGGAAACGCCAGCGGACTGGGATGCAACAACGGAAGAGGTAGGAGACGAAATCTTTGA